Part of the uncultured Methanobrevibacter sp. genome is shown below.
GGGTAATATCAAAATTATTCACACTATAGTAATTAATCAAAAACTTTTCAGTTGATGCCATATGAAAAGAATATAAAACACTGCAGTTTAAATCAGAAGCTTTTTTTACAAATTTTAAATCCTGACCTGTGTCCGCTTTTTTCTGTGATCCAAAGGGAGGATTTTGAAAAACAGTATCTGCATCCAACTCACAATTAAAATCACAAATGTCACTTTGAATGAATTTTGCATTATCAAGATTTAAATTTGCTGAAACTTCCCTAGCCAACTTTATAGAATCTTCATCAATATCTACACCAACAGCCGAATCTGCACCCATAAGCAGTGAAGCTATTGCAAATACTCCAGTACCACATCCCAAATCAAAAATATTTTTTTCTTCAATATCACCTAAAGAAAATGCATTCCACACCAAGTCCGCAGCAATAATTGGAGGAGTTGTATACTGTTCAAGATTCACTTTGGGTTTAGGATGAGGGGGAATAGATTGAAGTCTCATTTCTAAATGTTTTTTTCGAGTAATTTTTTTCATCTAATCAATATATTTAATTATTATATTTTATATAGTTATTAATATTAATAAAAAAAATTACTTTGAGGTTTCAAATGTTTGAAAAAGTATTAATTGCAAACAGAGGAGAGATAGCTATTAGAGTAATGCGGGCTTGTCGTGAGCTTGATATTAAAACCGTGTCTGTTTACTCTGATGCAGATAAAACTTCTCTTTATACAAATTATGCAGATGAAAGTTTTCCTTTAGGTAATCCTTCCCCTGCTAAATCTTATTTGAATATTGAAAAAATAATTAATATTGCACTTGAATCCGGTGCAGATGCAATTCACCCAGGATATGGATTTTTAGCAGAAAATCCTAAATTTGGAGAAGAATGTGAAAAAAATGGAATAAAACTTATCGGACCTAGTGGAAAAGTTATCCACGAAATGGGAGATAAAATCACATCCAAAGCTTTAATGAAAAAAGCTGGAGTACCAGTTATTGAAGGAACGCCTGAAGGCGTAAGTGATATTGAAGAAGCAAAAGAAATTGCAAGCCAAATAGGTTATCCTGTAATCGTTAAAGCTTCAGCTGGTGGTGGAGGTATTGGTATGCGTGCAGTTTATGAAGAAGAAGAACTTGTACGTGCAATTGAATCCACACAATCTGTTGCAGCTACAAACTTTGGTGATTCAACAGTATTTATTGAAAAATATCTTGAAAAACCAAGACACATTGAATTCCAGCTTTTAGCTGATGAACATGGAAATGTCATTCACGTAGCAGACAGAGAATGTTCCATACAAAGAAGACACCAGAAATTGCTTGAAGAAGCACCTTCCCCAATCATGACTGATGAATTGAGAGAACAAATGGGCGGAAGTGCTGTTAAAGCTGCAGAATATATAGGATATAAAAGTGCAGGTACTGTTGAATTCCTATACGACAATGGAAACTACTATTTCTTAGAGATGAATACCCGTATTCAAGTAGAACATCCAATTACCGAACTTGTTACAAACACTGATTTAATCAAAGAGCAAATCAGAATTGCAGCAGGCGAAGAATTAAGCTATAGTCAAAATGATATTCAGGTAAATGGTCATGCAATCGAATGCCGTATTAATGCAGAAGATCCTCTTAATGACTTTTCACCAAATCCGGGTAAAATCACTGGTTACAGGTCACCAGGAGGACCTGGTGTACGTTTAGACAGTGGAGTTTACATGAATTATACAATTCCAACATTCTATGATTCAATGATATCAAAATTAATTACCTATGGTAGAAACCGTGATGATGCAATCAACAGAATGAAAAGAGCATTAAGTGAATATATTATATTAGGTGTAAAGACTACAATCCCATTCCACAAAGCAGTATTAAGAAATCCAAACTTCATTAAAGGAGATTTGAATACTCACTTCATTGATACCTATAAGAAAGGTATTGAAAAAGAAATGGACAATGTAATAGCTGAAGATTTAGAATATGTAAATAGACTTAAATCAACATTTATGCCTGGTAAAAAAATAGCTGCGATTTCAGCGGCTGTTGGTACTTATCAAAATGCTGCTATGAGCCATATGAATAAAAAATAAGTGATGAGGATAACATGCAAAATGAAGTAATCAACATATTAAAAAAAGAAGAAAGATTTTCTGATGAAACTATTAATGAAATCCGTGAAGTTGGAATTAACGATTTTGCAGATATAATAAAAGAAGTAGGACAACAAAAAACAGACTATCTAAAAAGAGATGAAATTTTAAAAGATTTAAATACCAACATGATTGGACAAGAATTATACGTATTCAAAGAAGTGATGTCCACAAATACTGTGGCCAAATTCTTATCCGAAAATGGTGTGTCAAGTGGAACAGTTGTCCTATCTGAAAAGCAAAGCAATGCAAAAGGAAGACAGGGAAAAGCCTGGGAATCCCCATTAGGTGGAATATGGTTATCTCTTATTGTAAATCCACAAGTAGATCACTCCAAAATTCCAATGATAACCCTGGCAACTGGTGTAGTTGTTGTGAAAACCCTTGAAAAAATTGGAATCGACAATGCTGAAATCAAATGGCCAAATGACGTAATGATTAACGGTAAAAAAGTCTGCGGAATATTAACCGAAGCAATTACCAAGTTTAATATCATTGAAAATGTGATTATCGGTGTTGGAATCGATGCTAATTTCGATGTAGACTCACTTTCTGAAGAATTACGTGAGGGAACTACAACATTAGATGTTCAATTAGGACATAAAGTGAATGAAAATGAAATAATTAAAATTTTCCTTGAGGAATTTGAAAAAATGGGTAAAATATTCAATGAAGGTGGATTTGAGCAAATACTTAAGGAATGGAGAAAATACTCATATTCCATTGGAAAAATCGCAGAAATAAGAGAACCATTCAACAAGTCTTATGATGCTTATGTTTTGGGCATAAG
Proteins encoded:
- a CDS encoding acetyl-CoA carboxylase biotin carboxylase subunit — encoded protein: MFEKVLIANRGEIAIRVMRACRELDIKTVSVYSDADKTSLYTNYADESFPLGNPSPAKSYLNIEKIINIALESGADAIHPGYGFLAENPKFGEECEKNGIKLIGPSGKVIHEMGDKITSKALMKKAGVPVIEGTPEGVSDIEEAKEIASQIGYPVIVKASAGGGGIGMRAVYEEEELVRAIESTQSVAATNFGDSTVFIEKYLEKPRHIEFQLLADEHGNVIHVADRECSIQRRHQKLLEEAPSPIMTDELREQMGGSAVKAAEYIGYKSAGTVEFLYDNGNYYFLEMNTRIQVEHPITELVTNTDLIKEQIRIAAGEELSYSQNDIQVNGHAIECRINAEDPLNDFSPNPGKITGYRSPGGPGVRLDSGVYMNYTIPTFYDSMISKLITYGRNRDDAINRMKRALSEYIILGVKTTIPFHKAVLRNPNFIKGDLNTHFIDTYKKGIEKEMDNVIAEDLEYVNRLKSTFMPGKKIAAISAAVGTYQNAAMSHMNKK
- a CDS encoding biotin--[acetyl-CoA-carboxylase] ligase, translating into MQNEVINILKKEERFSDETINEIREVGINDFADIIKEVGQQKTDYLKRDEILKDLNTNMIGQELYVFKEVMSTNTVAKFLSENGVSSGTVVLSEKQSNAKGRQGKAWESPLGGIWLSLIVNPQVDHSKIPMITLATGVVVVKTLEKIGIDNAEIKWPNDVMINGKKVCGILTEAITKFNIIENVIIGVGIDANFDVDSLSEELREGTTTLDVQLGHKVNENEIIKIFLEEFEKMGKIFNEGGFEQILKEWRKYSYSIGKIAEIREPFNKSYDAYVLGISREGALVVEKIDGTLEKVISGECLIKK
- a CDS encoding METTL5 family protein, giving the protein MKKITRKKHLEMRLQSIPPHPKPKVNLEQYTTPPIIAADLVWNAFSLGDIEEKNIFDLGCGTGVFAIASLLMGADSAVGVDIDEDSIKLAREVSANLNLDNAKFIQSDICDFNCELDADTVFQNPPFGSQKKADTGQDLKFVKKASDLNCSVLYSFHMASTEKFLINYYSVNNFDITHIFRYDFPIPKLYDFHTKDNQNVDVIVIRAELQSF